In Alicyclobacillus macrosporangiidus CPP55, a single window of DNA contains:
- the menD gene encoding 2-succinyl-5-enolpyruvyl-6-hydroxy-3-cyclohexene-1-carboxylic-acid synthase, producing the protein MTAENLDLLPVLDFVDELARAGVRDVCVSPGSRSTPLTMAFARHGGFQLYTLLDERSAGFFALGLAKAKRRPAVLVCTSGTAAANYLPAVVEAYEARVPLVVLTADRPPELYGTGSNQTVDQVKLYGTHVKLFLQMPVPMAEPGLRRQAAASAWRLVHTAWAAPAGPVHANWPFREPLVPPRESAPVRGGLAGHRPGAPEAVYAAVSTPDPEAITRVASRLAEARRAVVVCGPWDDPAVAPAVASLAAHWDVPILADPLSQVRVGRHDLGRVIDTYDTLLRGPSAGRIRPDLVIRIGHPPVSKALGQWLGRHEDAFQVVVDVGDRWRDPFFSAGLVVQADPVAVCRALAEAHAAVHRPAEAVAAQAAWSAAWREADLRARRAMDAALEAADDLFEGRVWTELAPLLPDGSTVFAGNSMPVRDLDSFLGKRPQALRVYGNRGASGIDGVVSTAAGVAAAGEKTVLVIGDVSFYHDLGGLLAATRHGADLVVVVIHNDGGGIFSFLPQAEHQDTFIHFRTPHGLTFQGAVEMYGARFTRASDWPSFRRAVAEGLDEGGVHVVLVPSADVDNVGLHRRVFERAWSAVEGVVWPS; encoded by the coding sequence ATGACGGCGGAGAATCTTGACCTGCTTCCGGTGCTCGACTTTGTGGACGAACTGGCGAGGGCGGGGGTCCGGGACGTGTGCGTGTCGCCCGGCTCGCGATCGACCCCGCTGACCATGGCCTTTGCCCGCCACGGCGGATTTCAGCTGTACACCTTGTTGGACGAGCGATCCGCGGGTTTTTTCGCGCTGGGATTGGCCAAGGCGAAGCGCCGGCCCGCGGTGTTGGTCTGCACCTCCGGCACCGCGGCGGCAAACTATCTGCCGGCCGTGGTGGAGGCATACGAGGCGCGCGTCCCGCTGGTGGTCCTCACAGCCGACCGGCCGCCAGAACTGTATGGGACGGGCAGCAATCAGACAGTGGATCAAGTGAAGCTGTACGGCACCCACGTCAAGCTATTCCTGCAGATGCCGGTGCCGATGGCGGAGCCGGGGCTGCGGCGGCAGGCGGCGGCGAGCGCCTGGCGGTTGGTGCATACCGCATGGGCTGCGCCTGCCGGCCCCGTGCACGCCAACTGGCCCTTCCGCGAACCCCTCGTGCCGCCGCGGGAGTCCGCACCCGTCCGCGGGGGCCTCGCCGGGCATCGTCCCGGTGCGCCCGAGGCGGTGTATGCGGCCGTCTCCACGCCCGATCCGGAAGCGATCACACGGGTGGCGTCTCGCCTGGCCGAGGCCCGGCGCGCTGTGGTGGTCTGCGGGCCATGGGACGATCCCGCCGTCGCCCCCGCGGTGGCATCGCTGGCGGCCCATTGGGATGTGCCGATCCTCGCCGATCCGCTTTCGCAGGTGCGGGTCGGGCGGCATGATCTGGGGAGGGTGATCGACACCTACGACACCCTGCTGCGGGGGCCGTCGGCTGGGCGGATTCGGCCCGACCTGGTGATCCGCATCGGCCACCCGCCGGTGTCGAAGGCGCTCGGCCAATGGCTCGGCCGCCATGAGGACGCGTTCCAGGTGGTCGTGGATGTCGGCGATCGCTGGCGCGATCCGTTTTTCTCCGCGGGGCTGGTGGTGCAGGCGGACCCGGTTGCAGTCTGCCGTGCGCTGGCCGAGGCCCATGCCGCGGTACACCGACCCGCCGAGGCTGTGGCTGCCCAGGCGGCCTGGTCGGCCGCGTGGCGGGAGGCCGACCTGCGCGCCCGCAGGGCGATGGACGCGGCGCTCGAGGCGGCGGACGACCTCTTCGAAGGGCGCGTGTGGACCGAGTTGGCGCCGCTTCTGCCGGATGGGTCGACGGTGTTCGCCGGCAACAGCATGCCGGTGCGGGACCTCGACAGCTTCCTCGGCAAACGGCCACAGGCGCTGCGCGTGTACGGGAACCGGGGCGCGAGCGGGATCGACGGCGTGGTTTCGACCGCTGCGGGGGTGGCGGCCGCCGGGGAAAAGACGGTCCTGGTCATCGGTGACGTGTCCTTCTATCACGACCTCGGGGGGCTGTTGGCGGCCACCCGTCATGGGGCGGACCTCGTGGTGGTGGTGATTCACAACGACGGCGGCGGGATCTTCTCCTTCCTTCCGCAGGCGGAACACCAGGACACGTTCATCCACTTTCGCACCCCCCATGGCCTGACGTTCCAGGGAGCGGTGGAAATGTACGGCGCCCGGTTCACCCGGGCGAGCGATTGGCCGTCGTTCCGCCGGGCGGTGGCGGAAGGCCTGGATGAGGGCGGTGTCCATGTGGTCCTGGTGCCGTCGGCGGACGTGGACAATGTCGGCCTGCACCGGCGGGTGTTCGAGCGGGCGTGGTCCGCGGTGGAGGGCGTCGTATGGCCGAGTTGA
- a CDS encoding flavin reductase family protein has protein sequence MPVNPDEFRRALGRFASGVTVVTAQANGSAAGITVSAFASVSLQPPYILICIDKQSSTIPVLRAAGAFAVNFLSEDQAHLSNHFASKRADKFAGISCRHGQLGAPLLENTLGYVECRVVREVDAGDHLLYLGQVEASGVDDTKRPLLYYHSQYHGLAPLSS, from the coding sequence TTGCCAGTCAACCCTGACGAGTTCCGGCGGGCCCTGGGGCGGTTCGCCAGCGGCGTCACGGTCGTCACGGCCCAGGCGAACGGAAGCGCGGCGGGCATCACGGTATCGGCATTCGCATCCGTCTCCCTGCAGCCCCCTTATATCCTGATCTGCATCGACAAACAGTCCAGTACCATTCCGGTGCTGCGCGCGGCAGGTGCGTTCGCCGTCAACTTTCTCAGCGAGGACCAGGCGCACTTGTCCAACCATTTCGCCTCGAAGCGCGCCGACAAGTTCGCCGGCATCTCCTGTCGCCACGGACAGCTCGGTGCGCCCCTGTTGGAAAACACGCTCGGCTATGTGGAGTGCCGGGTGGTGCGAGAGGTGGATGCCGGCGACCATCTGCTGTACCTCGGCCAGGTGGAGGCTTCAGGCGTGGACGACACCAAGCGGCCGCTGTTGTATTACCACAGCCAATACCACGGGCTCGCACCGCTCTCTTCGTGA
- a CDS encoding cation:proton antiporter yields the protein MNTWESAITVLLVVLAGGLVVGKLTERPRIPDVAAYLVFGILVGPAVLHWVAEPGRSEVNQFILNVGATLILFDGGRSTQFAVLRKVWISIGMLATVGVLVSALVVGAVVHWAFGMPWLFSLLLAAVLASTDPATLIPVFKRVPIERRLQQTVESESAFNDATASVLVFTLLGLLGAAGSVNLAVPVWQFIQSAGVGLLVGFALGLLCLWLVSSRGWGVFHEYGSLVMLSVALGAYQAAEALHASGFMAAFTAGVITGNGSAFGWALEARTQDHADHFFNGMTMLMRMLIFVLLGTQVDFGVVRANLWVGILAVAALMVLARPISVLASVWADRIARWRWREVAFMFWVRETGVIPAALAGMLAAQGIEGADVIGAVTFMAILATILIQATTTGIVAKALGVTRPAEEQEEI from the coding sequence ATGAATACATGGGAGAGCGCCATCACCGTGCTTCTGGTGGTGCTGGCGGGCGGCCTCGTGGTGGGGAAGCTGACGGAGCGGCCGCGCATCCCCGACGTGGCGGCGTACTTGGTGTTCGGCATTCTCGTCGGACCGGCGGTGCTGCACTGGGTGGCGGAGCCGGGGCGCTCCGAGGTCAACCAGTTCATCCTCAACGTGGGGGCCACCCTGATTTTGTTTGACGGCGGCCGGTCCACCCAGTTTGCCGTCCTCCGCAAGGTGTGGATCTCCATCGGGATGCTGGCGACGGTGGGCGTCCTCGTGTCGGCCTTGGTCGTCGGCGCGGTGGTCCACTGGGCGTTCGGAATGCCATGGTTGTTCTCGCTGCTGTTGGCTGCCGTACTGGCGTCGACCGACCCCGCGACGCTCATCCCGGTGTTTAAACGCGTTCCCATCGAGCGTCGGCTGCAGCAGACGGTCGAGTCCGAGTCGGCGTTCAACGACGCCACCGCGTCTGTACTGGTGTTCACCTTATTGGGCCTGCTCGGCGCCGCGGGCTCGGTCAATCTCGCCGTGCCTGTCTGGCAGTTCATCCAATCGGCCGGCGTCGGGCTGTTGGTCGGGTTCGCCCTCGGGCTGTTGTGCCTGTGGTTGGTGTCCTCGCGCGGCTGGGGGGTTTTCCACGAGTACGGGTCACTCGTCATGTTGTCGGTGGCCCTCGGAGCCTACCAGGCAGCGGAGGCCCTGCATGCCAGCGGGTTCATGGCGGCGTTCACCGCGGGCGTCATCACGGGGAACGGATCCGCATTCGGATGGGCCCTCGAGGCGCGTACCCAAGACCATGCCGATCACTTTTTCAATGGCATGACGATGCTCATGCGGATGCTGATCTTCGTCCTGCTCGGGACTCAAGTGGATTTCGGGGTGGTTCGGGCAAACCTGTGGGTCGGCATCCTGGCCGTAGCGGCCCTCATGGTGCTGGCACGGCCGATCTCCGTGCTCGCCTCTGTCTGGGCGGACCGGATCGCGCGCTGGCGATGGCGTGAGGTGGCCTTCATGTTCTGGGTGCGCGAAACCGGGGTGATCCCGGCCGCCCTGGCGGGGATGCTGGCAGCGCAGGGAATCGAGGGGGCCGACGTGATCGGCGCCGTGACCTTCATGGCCATCTTGGCCACCATTCTCATTCAGGCCACCACCACCGGAATCGTCGCCAAAGCGTTGGGTGTCACACGGCCAGCCGAGGAGCAAGAGGAGATCTGA
- a CDS encoding sulfocyanin-like copper-binding protein — MKLSPLGVLVVALGGLVAIIIWIVGYIGLPNQVTHRDLAHNPQVETSLNATSGGAAGGAAGGQAGQKAAWYALGKEPKSIDLTITAQSGDNPMNFNGYGKGALKITVPVGWKVNVTFVNQQGQVPHSVGFVQWADRESPTGQFTPAFDGSVGDESQFKSGVTSAGQKYSFTADKAGQYAMVCGVPGHAAAGMWDEFDVDAHATAPTITTPEGTVTVK, encoded by the coding sequence ATGAAGTTATCACCCTTGGGCGTGCTCGTCGTGGCATTAGGCGGTCTGGTTGCCATCATCATTTGGATTGTCGGTTACATCGGCCTGCCCAACCAAGTCACGCATCGGGATCTGGCCCACAACCCCCAGGTGGAGACATCCTTGAACGCCACTTCCGGGGGCGCCGCGGGGGGCGCCGCAGGCGGCCAGGCCGGCCAGAAGGCCGCTTGGTATGCCCTCGGCAAAGAGCCGAAATCCATCGATCTGACCATCACCGCGCAATCCGGCGACAATCCTATGAACTTCAACGGCTATGGTAAGGGCGCGTTGAAGATCACGGTGCCCGTCGGCTGGAAGGTCAATGTCACCTTCGTCAACCAGCAGGGACAGGTTCCGCACAGTGTCGGTTTCGTTCAGTGGGCGGATCGGGAGTCCCCGACCGGCCAGTTCACCCCGGCTTTCGACGGCTCGGTGGGCGATGAGAGCCAGTTCAAAAGCGGTGTGACGAGCGCCGGACAGAAGTACTCCTTCACCGCCGACAAGGCGGGGCAGTACGCCATGGTCTGCGGTGTCCCCGGCCACGCGGCAGCGGGGATGTGGGACGAATTCGACGTCGACGCCCATGCGACCGCGCCGACCATCACCACGCCGGAGGGCACGGTGACAGTCAAGTGA
- the menB gene encoding 1,4-dihydroxy-2-naphthoyl-CoA synthase, giving the protein MIPDWKVVKEYQDIIYEKADGIAKITINRPEVHNAFRPETVMELIDAFEHVRDDPETGVVLFTGKGDKAFCSGGDQRVRGHGGYVGADDVPRLNVLDLQRLIRTLPKPVIAVVAGWCIGGGHVLHVVCDLTIAAENARFGQTGPKVGSFDAGYGATLLARTIGHKKAKEIWFLCRQYTAQEALEMGLVNAVVPLERLEEEAVQWAREILEKSPIAIRFLKAAFNADTDGLAGLQQLAGDATMLYYMTDEAKEGARAFLEKRKPDFSQFRRLP; this is encoded by the coding sequence ATGATTCCGGACTGGAAAGTTGTGAAAGAATATCAGGATATCATTTATGAGAAGGCCGACGGGATTGCGAAGATCACCATCAACCGGCCGGAGGTGCACAACGCATTTCGCCCGGAGACGGTGATGGAGTTGATTGACGCTTTCGAACATGTGCGCGATGACCCGGAGACGGGCGTGGTGCTGTTCACCGGCAAGGGCGACAAGGCGTTCTGCTCGGGCGGCGACCAACGTGTGCGCGGCCACGGCGGGTACGTCGGCGCAGACGATGTGCCGCGGTTGAACGTGCTGGACTTGCAGCGGTTGATCCGCACCCTGCCCAAACCGGTGATCGCAGTCGTCGCCGGTTGGTGCATCGGCGGCGGCCATGTGCTGCACGTGGTGTGCGACCTGACCATCGCGGCGGAGAACGCTCGATTCGGCCAGACCGGGCCGAAGGTGGGCAGTTTTGACGCTGGGTACGGCGCGACGCTGCTCGCGCGGACCATCGGCCACAAGAAGGCGAAAGAGATCTGGTTCCTCTGCCGCCAGTACACCGCCCAGGAGGCGCTCGAGATGGGGTTGGTCAATGCGGTGGTACCGCTCGAACGCCTGGAGGAAGAGGCGGTTCAGTGGGCGCGCGAGATCCTCGAGAAGAGCCCGATCGCCATCCGGTTCCTGAAGGCGGCGTTCAACGCCGACACAGACGGTCTTGCCGGACTGCAACAGCTGGCGGGGGACGCCACCATGCTGTACTACATGACCGATGAGGCCAAGGAGGGTGCGCGCGCTTTCCTTGAAAAGCGCAAGCCGGATTTCAGCCAGTTCCGCCGCCTGCCTTGA
- the menH gene encoding 2-succinyl-6-hydroxy-2,4-cyclohexadiene-1-carboxylate synthase, which produces MAELKVLDGWTWYAEIRGEGWPLLLLHGFTGRAEAWWPVLDRLSAHYRTVCVDMPGHGRSRFPEDPAQRTMDGAVASLLRLMDDLGYPRFHLLGYSMGGRTALTLASQAPGRLSGLVLESASPGLEDPEARRDRQRQDEDLADWILANGLEAFATRWAAQPLFASQARLPAAVRDRQRQLRLAQTPEGLAASLRGMGTGAQRPQWDRLSSLSIPVLLVTGALDAKFCAIAARMASRLPDVRWVKVEGAGHTVHLERPDAYLDAVLAFLQACDERREQT; this is translated from the coding sequence ATGGCCGAGTTGAAGGTGCTCGACGGCTGGACATGGTACGCCGAGATACGTGGTGAGGGGTGGCCCCTTCTCCTGCTGCACGGCTTCACCGGCCGGGCGGAGGCATGGTGGCCTGTGCTGGATCGCCTCTCCGCCCACTACCGCACGGTGTGCGTCGACATGCCCGGCCACGGCCGGTCCCGGTTTCCAGAGGACCCGGCACAGCGGACGATGGACGGAGCGGTGGCGTCTCTGCTCCGGCTGATGGACGACCTCGGGTATCCGAGGTTTCATCTCCTCGGCTACTCCATGGGCGGGCGGACGGCGCTGACGCTGGCGTCACAGGCGCCCGGCCGGCTGTCCGGGTTGGTGTTGGAGAGCGCTTCACCGGGACTCGAAGATCCCGAGGCGAGGCGGGATCGCCAGAGACAGGACGAGGACCTCGCCGACTGGATCCTGGCGAACGGCCTGGAGGCGTTTGCGACTCGCTGGGCGGCCCAGCCCCTGTTCGCTTCCCAGGCGCGATTGCCCGCCGCGGTGCGCGACCGGCAGCGGCAGCTCCGGCTGGCCCAGACGCCGGAGGGTTTGGCGGCCAGTCTGCGCGGCATGGGCACCGGAGCGCAGAGGCCGCAGTGGGATCGGCTGTCTTCCTTGTCGATCCCGGTGCTGTTGGTGACCGGGGCCCTGGACGCGAAGTTCTGCGCCATCGCCGCCCGCATGGCATCGCGCCTGCCCGATGTCCGATGGGTGAAGGTGGAAGGTGCCGGGCATACGGTGCATCTGGAGCGGCCCGACGCGTACCTGGACGCTGTGCTGGCTTTTCTCCAGGCGTGCGACGAAAGGAGAGAGCAGACATGA
- a CDS encoding M48 family metallopeptidase, with translation MAIPLDPDLPVHVIRSRRRRRTIALEVTPEGLWIRAPISLTDADIARIVERRRAWIRRTYEARVAAQAREGGRVWQFLGRPVEIRYIPCPDQTSAPWRMWWEAGAVHVSGPGSSLPDDVLKPLFTEWYREQARVLLSVRAARWAEKLGLRYRSLRIKDQKSRWGSCSSAGNINLNWRLVQAPEWVADYVIVHELCHLVELNHSPRFWALVRAAIPDAERAKRWLRDHGQELFF, from the coding sequence GTGGCCATCCCATTGGACCCTGACCTGCCCGTTCACGTGATCCGCAGCCGGCGCAGGCGGCGAACCATCGCCTTGGAGGTGACGCCGGAGGGGCTGTGGATTCGTGCGCCCATCAGCCTCACGGACGCGGACATCGCCCGTATCGTGGAGCGGCGCCGCGCTTGGATCCGGAGGACGTACGAAGCCCGCGTCGCCGCGCAGGCCCGTGAAGGAGGGCGTGTCTGGCAATTTCTCGGCCGTCCCGTTGAGATCCGATACATCCCGTGCCCCGACCAAACGTCGGCACCCTGGCGAATGTGGTGGGAAGCGGGCGCTGTCCATGTATCGGGACCCGGCTCATCTCTGCCGGACGATGTTCTGAAACCCCTGTTCACCGAATGGTACCGAGAACAGGCGCGTGTCCTCCTGTCGGTTCGAGCTGCACGATGGGCGGAGAAATTGGGCCTTCGCTACCGTTCCTTGCGGATCAAGGATCAAAAGTCCCGGTGGGGCAGCTGCAGTTCAGCCGGCAACATCAACCTCAACTGGCGCCTCGTACAGGCACCGGAATGGGTGGCAGACTACGTGATCGTGCACGAATTGTGTCACCTGGTCGAGCTCAACCACTCTCCGCGCTTCTGGGCCCTGGTGCGTGCGGCCATCCCAGACGCCGAGCGGGCAAAGCGGTGGCTGCGGGACCACGGTCAGGAGTTGTTTTTCTGA
- a CDS encoding isochorismate synthase, translating to MARQLDIPVTGIAAALDALRPWAERAAERARTSGRPVLAAARVRVDPTDDLLATALACPPGVPRWYLHQPAAGRTWLGLGAAASVRSGPAGALGGLADAWQAWRHLVEADDPAALHWVGGAAFDTGPRLDPWRGWPSAEMWLPRVTFARDGEEATCTVTVRAVPGQSAAEVWEEAAAWWHRLSVAQPEGPEDGGVRPSAESLAWPDGAQRTGTAFGDARDRWTRLVAETASAIRAGQFEKVVLAREEVVPLARPADIGAALRALGRRYPESGVFALWRQDQCFLGATPERLARVQSGSVAVDCLAGTAPRGRTPAEDARLADWLFHSGKNLHEHGVVREWLRARLAPLCTHLEVPAEPGLKRLANVQHLHTPIAGRLQAGQNILTVADALMPTPALAGSPQKEAMGYIRDREGFDRGWYGGAVGWAGMDGSGEFMVAIRCALVRPLLAHLYAGAGIMGDSDPAAEWEETELKLRPMKQALGLEVADDGGES from the coding sequence ATGGCTCGTCAGCTCGACATCCCGGTGACCGGGATCGCGGCCGCCCTGGACGCCCTGCGGCCGTGGGCGGAGCGGGCGGCGGAGCGGGCGCGGACCAGCGGCCGGCCAGTCCTGGCGGCGGCGAGGGTCCGGGTGGACCCGACCGACGACCTGTTGGCGACGGCTTTGGCCTGCCCGCCTGGGGTACCGCGCTGGTACCTCCATCAGCCGGCGGCCGGCCGGACGTGGTTGGGATTGGGTGCGGCGGCGTCCGTCCGCTCCGGGCCGGCGGGTGCGCTCGGGGGCTTGGCAGACGCCTGGCAAGCCTGGCGCCATCTCGTGGAGGCCGACGATCCGGCAGCTCTGCATTGGGTTGGCGGCGCCGCGTTTGACACCGGTCCGCGCCTGGACCCGTGGCGCGGCTGGCCGAGTGCGGAGATGTGGCTGCCGCGGGTGACGTTCGCCCGGGACGGTGAAGAGGCGACGTGCACGGTGACGGTGCGGGCCGTTCCAGGCCAGAGCGCAGCGGAGGTCTGGGAGGAGGCGGCCGCTTGGTGGCATCGGTTGTCCGTGGCGCAGCCGGAGGGGCCGGAGGACGGAGGGGTTCGGCCGTCCGCAGAGTCCCTTGCGTGGCCCGATGGCGCCCAGCGGACCGGCACCGCTTTTGGGGACGCGCGCGACCGATGGACGCGGCTGGTGGCGGAGACGGCGTCCGCCATCCGCGCGGGACAGTTTGAGAAGGTGGTTCTGGCGAGGGAGGAGGTCGTCCCCCTCGCGCGCCCCGCGGACATCGGGGCCGCATTGCGCGCGTTGGGCCGCCGGTACCCGGAAAGCGGGGTCTTCGCCCTGTGGCGGCAGGATCAGTGCTTTCTCGGTGCCACGCCGGAGCGGCTGGCGCGCGTGCAGAGCGGGAGCGTCGCGGTCGACTGCTTGGCCGGTACGGCCCCGCGCGGGCGGACGCCGGCGGAGGACGCCCGCCTGGCGGACTGGCTCTTCCACAGCGGGAAGAACCTGCACGAGCACGGCGTCGTGCGCGAGTGGTTGCGTGCACGGCTGGCGCCCCTGTGCACCCACCTGGAGGTTCCAGCTGAACCCGGGTTGAAGCGGTTGGCCAATGTCCAACATCTGCACACACCGATCGCCGGCCGGCTGCAGGCTGGACAGAACATCCTGACCGTGGCGGACGCGTTGATGCCGACGCCTGCCCTGGCCGGGTCGCCACAGAAGGAAGCCATGGGGTACATCCGGGATCGTGAGGGATTTGACCGGGGGTGGTACGGCGGCGCTGTCGGCTGGGCCGGCATGGACGGCAGCGGCGAGTTCATGGTCGCCATCCGGTGCGCACTTGTCAGGCCTCTCTTGGCACATCTGTACGCGGGGGCGGGCATCATGGGAGATTCTGACCCGGCCGCGGAATGGGAAGAGACGGAGTTGAAACTGCGGCCGATGAAACAGGCCCTCGGGTTGGAGGTGGCCGATGACGGCGGAGAATCTTGA
- the menE gene encoding o-succinylbenzoate--CoA ligase, whose protein sequence is MHTSWLQSAASVPDWLTRHMDVRGGEVALETESVRWTYRELGERAGQAAGVMASLGVAPGDRVALLAQRPEVVALAVYAAIQRGAILVPINWRLSAQEIVWQLNDAEISLLICDDAQCALAATVAEQGRGIWPVWDVSQPWPEASAVFRDRIELDEVQAILYTSGTTGHPKGAMITYGNFLASALASALQLGVVPGDRWLVPMPLFHVGGLSVLMRSLIYGTTAVAHERFSAEAVNQAIDEGGITLVSVVPTMLSRMLAGRDTPYPEQLRCVLLGGSYAPKPLLERCQALRVPVAQSYGLTEATSQVCTLLPQDGLRKLGSSGKPLLLTDIRVVCDGRLAAPGEPGEIIVRGPTVTPGYWRRPDATAKAIRDGWLYTGDIGFLDEEGYLYVLDRRTDLIVSGGENIYPAEVENAIAAHPGVLEAAVVGETDPEWGQVPVAFVVPVRPGAVDEADLRAHLEGRLARFKVPKRFVWTEQLPRNASGKLLRRSLREWLVSSTSR, encoded by the coding sequence ATGCACACGTCGTGGCTTCAATCTGCCGCGTCGGTGCCCGATTGGCTGACGCGGCACATGGACGTGCGAGGCGGCGAGGTGGCCTTGGAGACGGAGTCGGTGCGCTGGACCTACCGGGAATTGGGCGAGCGGGCGGGTCAGGCGGCGGGCGTCATGGCGAGCTTGGGCGTGGCGCCGGGCGACCGGGTCGCGCTGTTGGCGCAGCGGCCCGAGGTGGTGGCGCTGGCCGTTTACGCCGCCATACAGCGAGGCGCCATTTTGGTGCCGATCAACTGGCGTCTGAGCGCCCAAGAGATTGTCTGGCAGCTGAACGATGCTGAGATTTCTCTGTTGATCTGCGACGATGCCCAATGTGCGTTGGCGGCCACTGTGGCCGAGCAGGGGCGGGGGATCTGGCCCGTCTGGGACGTGAGCCAGCCTTGGCCGGAGGCGTCCGCGGTGTTTCGCGATCGCATCGAACTGGACGAGGTGCAGGCCATCCTGTACACATCGGGTACGACAGGGCATCCGAAAGGGGCGATGATCACCTACGGAAACTTCTTGGCCTCGGCGCTGGCATCCGCGCTGCAGCTCGGGGTCGTGCCCGGGGATCGCTGGCTGGTGCCGATGCCCCTGTTTCACGTCGGAGGCCTGTCGGTCTTGATGAGGAGTCTGATTTACGGGACGACGGCCGTGGCGCACGAGCGCTTCTCCGCCGAGGCCGTCAACCAGGCCATCGACGAGGGGGGCATCACGCTCGTTTCGGTCGTGCCGACGATGCTCAGCCGGATGCTGGCCGGGCGCGACACCCCTTATCCGGAGCAGCTGCGCTGCGTGCTGCTCGGGGGAAGCTACGCGCCAAAACCTCTGCTCGAGCGGTGCCAGGCGCTGCGGGTACCGGTGGCGCAGAGTTACGGCTTGACGGAGGCCACGTCGCAGGTGTGCACCCTGCTGCCGCAGGACGGGCTGCGTAAGCTGGGATCGTCCGGGAAACCCTTGCTGCTGACGGACATCCGGGTGGTCTGTGACGGCCGGCTGGCCGCGCCGGGGGAGCCCGGGGAGATCATCGTCCGCGGCCCGACGGTGACGCCGGGGTACTGGCGGCGGCCGGACGCGACCGCAAAGGCCATCCGGGACGGGTGGCTGTACACAGGGGACATCGGTTTCCTGGACGAAGAGGGCTACTTGTACGTGCTCGACCGGAGGACGGATCTGATTGTCTCCGGAGGGGAGAACATCTATCCCGCCGAAGTAGAGAACGCCATCGCGGCCCACCCAGGCGTCCTTGAGGCAGCGGTGGTGGGGGAGACAGACCCAGAGTGGGGACAGGTCCCGGTCGCGTTCGTGGTCCCCGTGCGCCCCGGGGCGGTCGATGAAGCGGACCTTCGGGCCCATCTCGAAGGCCGTCTGGCCCGCTTCAAGGTGCCGAAGCGGTTCGTGTGGACCGAGCAGTTGCCGCGCAACGCATCCGGTAAACTGTTACGAAGGAGTTTGAGAGAATGGCTCGTCAGCTCGACATCCCGGTGA
- a CDS encoding TlpA family protein disulfide reductase, translated as MKRTALLCGLLLLGLAGCGVPGGGAEHAQDNGIVNTAGPGQTATLEPMQGKKAPDFQLPKVSGDGDVRLQDLLGKEVLVINTWASWCGPCIEEMPVLVQASQRYKGKVQFVGVNMTVEDSAADAKRFVDEHHIPYLTLLDPKGRFLEDYHIVGTPTTFILRPDGTIVGVILGPASEASLEKWIRQALSQA; from the coding sequence ATGAAGCGGACCGCCTTGCTGTGCGGTCTTTTGTTGCTCGGCCTCGCGGGATGCGGAGTCCCCGGAGGAGGAGCGGAGCATGCGCAAGACAACGGGATCGTCAACACGGCGGGTCCAGGGCAGACGGCCACGCTGGAACCGATGCAGGGGAAAAAGGCGCCGGATTTCCAACTGCCAAAAGTATCGGGGGATGGCGATGTCCGGTTGCAGGATCTGTTGGGAAAAGAGGTGTTGGTGATCAACACGTGGGCTTCTTGGTGCGGTCCGTGCATCGAGGAGATGCCGGTGTTGGTCCAGGCGAGCCAACGGTACAAGGGGAAAGTGCAGTTTGTCGGCGTCAACATGACGGTGGAAGATTCGGCGGCCGACGCCAAACGGTTCGTGGATGAACATCACATCCCGTACCTGACGCTGCTCGATCCGAAGGGGCGGTTTCTGGAGGACTACCACATCGTCGGTACGCCGACGACCTTCATCCTTCGGCCCGATGGAACCATCGTGGGGGTCATCCTCGGGCCCGCCAGTGAGGCTTCCCTGGAGAAGTGGATCCGCCAGGCGCTTTCCCAGGCCTGA